Proteins encoded within one genomic window of Streptomyces kaniharaensis:
- a CDS encoding PaaI family thioesterase: MPPSPTTPPPDAVLPPRAPEAPAPGTRLGSHYEHCFGCGPQHPGGLRIDAVAGEGLDVTAEFTVRDVHQGGPGLAHGGLLTTAMDETLGTLNWLLHAPAVTGRLETDFLCPVPVDSVLHLRAWVTGVHGRKIYSAGEARIGGPDGPVAVRAQALFIQVKLEHFTTHGRPEDIGKVLDDPDLMKRARAFEVNP; this comes from the coding sequence ATGCCGCCGTCCCCGACCACGCCGCCGCCGGACGCGGTGCTGCCCCCGCGGGCCCCCGAGGCGCCCGCCCCCGGTACCCGGCTCGGCTCCCACTACGAGCACTGCTTCGGCTGCGGCCCGCAGCACCCCGGCGGCCTGCGGATCGACGCGGTCGCCGGCGAAGGGCTCGACGTCACCGCCGAGTTCACCGTCCGCGACGTCCACCAGGGCGGCCCCGGCCTCGCACACGGCGGCCTGCTGACCACCGCCATGGACGAGACGCTCGGCACGCTCAACTGGCTGCTGCACGCCCCCGCCGTCACCGGCCGGCTGGAGACCGACTTCCTCTGCCCCGTCCCCGTCGACTCCGTGCTGCACCTGCGCGCCTGGGTCACCGGTGTGCACGGCCGCAAGATCTACAGCGCCGGCGAGGCCCGGATCGGCGGCCCGGACGGACCGGTCGCGGTTCGGGCGCAGGCACTCTTCATCCAGGTGAAGCTGGAACACTTCACCACGCACGGTCGTCCCGAGGACATCGGGAAGGTCCTCGACGACCCGGACCTGATGAAGCGCGCACGAGCCTTTGAGGTGAACCCTTGA
- a CDS encoding response regulator transcription factor translates to MRVLVVEDEQLLAEAVATGLRREAMAVDVVYDGEAALQRIAVNDYDVVVLDRDLPLVHGDDVCRKVVEQGLATRVIMLTASGDISDRVEGLEIGADDYLPKPFAFSELVARVRALGRRATIPLPPVLERAGISLDPGRREVIRDGRTVQLAPKEFAVLEVLMRAGGAVVSAEQLLEKAWDEHTDPFTNVVRVTVMTLRRKLGDPPVIVTVPGSGYRI, encoded by the coding sequence GTGCGGGTTCTCGTCGTCGAGGACGAGCAGCTGCTCGCCGAGGCCGTCGCCACCGGCCTGCGCCGCGAGGCGATGGCCGTCGACGTGGTGTACGACGGGGAGGCCGCGCTCCAGCGCATCGCGGTCAACGACTACGACGTCGTGGTGCTGGACCGCGACCTGCCGCTGGTCCACGGCGACGACGTCTGCCGCAAGGTGGTCGAGCAGGGCCTGGCGACCCGGGTGATCATGCTGACCGCCTCCGGCGACATCAGCGACCGCGTCGAGGGCCTGGAGATCGGCGCGGACGACTACCTTCCGAAGCCGTTCGCCTTCAGCGAACTCGTCGCCCGGGTAAGGGCGCTGGGCCGCCGCGCGACCATCCCGCTGCCGCCCGTCCTGGAGCGCGCCGGCATCTCGCTCGACCCGGGCCGCCGCGAGGTGATCCGCGACGGACGCACCGTCCAGCTCGCGCCCAAGGAGTTCGCCGTCCTGGAGGTGCTGATGCGGGCCGGCGGCGCCGTCGTCTCCGCCGAGCAACTCCTGGAGAAGGCCTGGGACGAGCACACCGACCCGTTCACCAACGTTGTGCGCGTCACCGTGATGACGCTGCGCCGCAAGCTCGGCGACCCGCCGGTGATCGTTACCGTCCCGGGCTCCGGCTACCGGATCTGA
- a CDS encoding DUF3093 domain-containing protein produces MYDERLTVPRSWWLFPVVTGLALALILLRVSGLGALIGLVVGIAVGAVAISSYGSARIRVVQGSLVAGPARIPVDALGAAHALSPAEAVAWRGPKSDARAFMLLRSYVPTALRVEVTDPTDPTPYLYLSTRSPMKLAEALEEARRGARA; encoded by the coding sequence ATGTACGACGAACGCCTCACCGTGCCCCGCTCCTGGTGGCTGTTCCCGGTCGTGACCGGGCTCGCGCTCGCGTTGATCCTGCTGCGGGTCAGCGGGCTGGGCGCGCTGATCGGGCTGGTCGTCGGGATCGCCGTCGGCGCGGTCGCGATCAGCAGCTACGGCTCGGCCCGCATCCGCGTGGTGCAGGGCTCGCTGGTGGCCGGCCCGGCCCGGATCCCGGTGGACGCCCTGGGCGCCGCGCACGCGCTGAGCCCGGCCGAGGCGGTCGCCTGGCGCGGGCCGAAGTCCGACGCGCGGGCCTTCATGCTGCTGCGCAGCTACGTCCCGACGGCGCTGCGCGTCGAGGTGACCGACCCGACCGACCCGACGCCGTACCTCTATCTGTCGACGCGCTCGCCGATGAAGCTGGCGGAGGCGCTGGAGGAGGCCCGGCGCGGCGCCCGGGCGTAG
- a CDS encoding sensor histidine kinase — MTTPPPAGGPSGAPAGGPRALPPKPAHPPRAPRLHQPAHHTPGDGMLAWLPFRPTIRMRLTLLYGGMFLMAGVVLLLLMYVFFQDSVQTLAPRKFDFSGYITVDGVQVNSGQFNQGLTSDYLARSHTALNTLLRKSLTMLVCLAVIAFAAGYAMAGRVLRPLGRITRTARDVASSDLHRRIELDGPDDELKELADTFDDMLDRLDRSFDSQRRFVANASHELRTPLAINRTLLEVQLSDPEASPDLQQLGKTLLATNERSEQLVEGLLLLARSENELTERRPVELSEVATRALEQTRAEAGRREVELRSTLYPTVVAGNGVLLERLALNLLQNAVRYNTPGGWVELTTAEVPGGGELVVSNTGPVVPQYELEHIFEPFRRIKGADRTRSDKGVGLGLSIVRSVVRAHGGAIEATPRPGGGLTMRVRIPGP, encoded by the coding sequence ATGACCACCCCGCCCCCGGCCGGCGGGCCCTCCGGTGCGCCCGCCGGCGGCCCGCGCGCCCTACCGCCCAAGCCCGCCCACCCGCCGCGTGCGCCGCGGCTGCACCAGCCCGCGCACCACACCCCCGGCGACGGCATGCTCGCCTGGCTGCCCTTCCGCCCCACCATCCGCATGCGGCTCACCCTGCTCTACGGCGGCATGTTCCTGATGGCCGGCGTCGTCCTGCTGCTGCTGATGTACGTCTTCTTCCAGGACTCCGTACAGACCCTCGCACCGCGCAAGTTCGACTTCTCGGGCTACATCACGGTCGACGGAGTCCAGGTGAACAGCGGGCAGTTCAACCAGGGCCTGACCAGCGACTACCTCGCGCGCTCCCACACCGCGCTCAACACCCTGCTGCGCAAGTCGCTCACCATGCTCGTCTGTCTCGCCGTGATCGCCTTCGCGGCCGGCTACGCGATGGCCGGCCGGGTGCTGCGCCCGCTCGGCCGGATCACCCGCACCGCGCGCGACGTCGCCTCCTCCGACCTGCACCGGAGGATCGAGCTGGACGGGCCGGACGACGAGCTCAAGGAACTCGCCGACACCTTCGACGACATGCTCGACCGGCTGGACCGCTCGTTCGACTCCCAGCGCCGCTTCGTCGCCAACGCCTCGCACGAGCTGCGGACACCCCTGGCGATCAACCGCACGCTGCTGGAGGTCCAGCTCTCCGACCCCGAGGCCTCACCCGACCTCCAGCAGCTCGGCAAGACCCTGCTGGCCACCAACGAGCGCAGCGAGCAGCTGGTCGAGGGCCTGCTGCTGCTCGCGCGGAGCGAGAACGAGCTGACCGAGCGCCGCCCGGTGGAGCTCTCCGAGGTCGCCACCAGGGCGCTGGAACAGACCCGCGCCGAGGCCGGTCGACGCGAGGTCGAGCTGCGCTCCACGCTCTATCCGACCGTGGTCGCGGGCAACGGCGTGCTGCTGGAGCGGCTCGCGCTCAACCTGCTGCAGAACGCCGTCCGCTACAACACCCCGGGCGGCTGGGTCGAGCTGACCACCGCCGAGGTGCCGGGCGGCGGCGAGCTGGTCGTCTCCAACACCGGCCCGGTGGTGCCCCAGTACGAGCTGGAGCACATCTTCGAGCCGTTCCGCCGGATCAAGGGCGCCGACCGCACCCGTAGCGACAAGGGGGTCGGGCTCGGCCTGTCCATCGTCCGCTCGGTGGTCCGCGCCCACGGAGGCGCCATCGAGGCCACTCCGCGTCCCGGTGGCGGCCTCACCATGCGGGTCCGCATCCCCGGCCCCTGA
- the dut gene encoding dUTP diphosphatase — MSNAPQPPLDVLIRRIDPELPLPAYAQPGDAGADLRTTVDAELAPGERAVLPTGIAIALPDGYAAFVHPRSGLAARCGVALVNAPGTVDAGYRGEIKVIVVNLDPREGVSFRRGDRIAQLVIQQVEKAHFHEVAELPGSARAEGGFGSTGGHAAV, encoded by the coding sequence TTGAGCAACGCCCCCCAGCCGCCGCTGGACGTCCTGATCAGGCGCATCGACCCCGAGCTGCCGCTGCCCGCCTACGCGCAGCCCGGTGACGCGGGAGCCGATCTGCGGACCACCGTCGACGCCGAGCTGGCGCCCGGCGAGCGGGCCGTGCTGCCCACCGGCATCGCCATCGCCCTCCCGGACGGCTACGCGGCCTTCGTCCACCCCCGCTCCGGGCTGGCAGCTCGTTGCGGTGTTGCCCTCGTGAACGCCCCGGGGACGGTCGATGCCGGGTACCGTGGAGAGATCAAGGTGATCGTCGTCAATCTGGACCCGCGCGAGGGAGTCAGCTTCCGCCGAGGGGACCGGATCGCCCAGCTGGTCATCCAGCAGGTCGAGAAGGCCCACTTCCACGAGGTGGCCGAGCTGCCCGGGTCGGCACGCGCCGAGGGCGGGTTCGGGTCGACCGGCGGCCATGCCGCGGTCTAG
- a CDS encoding VOC family protein, translating into MLTTAYRPGSPVWLDLSSPDTRASVDFYTTLFGWTFDSAGPEAGGYGFFQLDDRTVAALGPLAEDNALPAWTLYFHTPDADRTTELVRQAGGRVRFAPFNVFTAGRMAGYTDPIGAEFAVWQPHDTPGLDVVTEEGSLCWTECYSVDAERSKAFYRAVFGWQEQDVPIGEALYTVLTPAGGGTDDAHGGIMQLGPEQTAAGTTSHWLPYFEVPNVDASLAIASTLGATVRIAAMDVHGVGRLAQLHDPHGAVFAVITSAKPGE; encoded by the coding sequence ATGCTCACCACCGCCTACCGCCCCGGCTCCCCGGTCTGGCTCGACCTGAGCAGCCCCGACACCCGGGCCTCCGTGGACTTCTACACCACCCTGTTCGGCTGGACCTTCGACTCGGCGGGCCCCGAGGCCGGCGGCTACGGCTTCTTCCAGCTCGACGACCGGACGGTCGCCGCCCTAGGCCCGCTCGCCGAGGACAACGCCCTGCCCGCCTGGACGCTGTACTTCCACACCCCCGACGCCGACCGCACCACCGAACTCGTCCGCCAGGCCGGCGGGCGCGTCCGGTTCGCCCCCTTCAACGTCTTCACCGCGGGCCGGATGGCCGGCTACACCGACCCGATCGGCGCCGAGTTCGCCGTCTGGCAGCCCCACGACACCCCCGGCCTCGACGTGGTCACCGAGGAGGGCAGCCTCTGCTGGACGGAGTGCTACAGCGTCGACGCCGAGCGCTCCAAGGCCTTCTACCGTGCGGTCTTCGGCTGGCAGGAGCAGGACGTCCCGATCGGGGAAGCGCTCTACACCGTCCTCACCCCGGCCGGCGGCGGCACCGACGACGCACACGGCGGCATCATGCAGCTCGGCCCCGAGCAGACCGCCGCCGGCACCACCTCGCACTGGCTCCCCTACTTCGAGGTCCCCAACGTCGACGCGAGCCTCGCCATCGCGAGCACCCTCGGAGCGACCGTCCGGATCGCCGCCATGGACGTCCACGGCGTGGGCCGGCTCGCCCAGCTGCACGACCCGCACGGCGCCGTCTTCGCCGTCATCACCAGCGCCAAGCCCGGCGAGTGA
- a CDS encoding acyl-ACP desaturase codes for MTIAPAQRSTSLGSSAWTDTRLILALEEVVEKELDRHLGVAKEWMPHEYVPWSRGRDFDGVLGGEAWAVEQSQVTPLGRVSLVVNLLTEDNLPSYHHEIASMFGREGAWGTWVHRWTAEEGRHGIAIRDFLLATRAVDPVELERARMSHMSEGFESDNAHSMLHSVAYVAFQELATRIAHRNTGKYAGDPLCEQMLAKIANDENLHMVFYRNLLKAALEIAPDQAMRAIADVVTNFRMPGHGIPGFERAAAQIALGGVYNLRIHHDDVLQPVLRHLRVMEIDGLGAEGLMAQDELGVFLDELDGQARKFEERQAAMLARRAARKSA; via the coding sequence GTGACCATCGCCCCCGCGCAGCGCAGCACCTCGCTCGGATCGAGCGCCTGGACCGACACGCGGCTGATCCTGGCCCTCGAAGAGGTCGTGGAGAAGGAGCTCGACCGCCACCTAGGCGTGGCCAAGGAGTGGATGCCGCACGAGTACGTCCCGTGGAGCCGGGGCCGCGACTTCGACGGCGTGCTCGGCGGCGAGGCCTGGGCGGTGGAGCAGTCCCAGGTGACCCCGCTCGGCCGGGTCTCGCTCGTGGTCAACCTGCTCACCGAGGACAACCTGCCCAGCTACCACCACGAGATCGCGAGCATGTTCGGCCGCGAGGGCGCCTGGGGCACCTGGGTGCACCGCTGGACCGCCGAGGAGGGCCGGCACGGCATAGCCATCCGCGACTTCCTGCTCGCCACCCGGGCCGTCGACCCGGTCGAGCTGGAGCGGGCCCGGATGTCGCACATGTCCGAGGGCTTCGAGTCCGACAACGCGCACAGCATGCTGCACTCCGTCGCGTACGTGGCGTTCCAGGAGCTCGCCACCCGCATCGCGCACCGCAACACCGGCAAGTACGCCGGCGACCCGCTCTGCGAGCAGATGCTGGCGAAGATCGCCAACGACGAGAACCTGCACATGGTCTTCTACCGGAACCTGCTCAAGGCCGCCCTGGAGATCGCCCCCGACCAGGCCATGCGGGCCATCGCCGACGTGGTCACCAACTTCCGGATGCCCGGCCACGGCATCCCCGGCTTCGAGCGCGCGGCCGCCCAGATCGCCCTCGGCGGGGTGTATAACCTGCGCATCCACCACGACGACGTGCTCCAGCCGGTGCTGCGGCACCTGCGGGTGATGGAGATCGACGGCCTCGGCGCGGAGGGCCTGATGGCCCAGGACGAGCTCGGCGTCTTCCTGGACGAGCTGGACGGGCAGGCCCGCAAGTTCGAGGAGCGGCAGGCCGCGATGCTGGCCCGCCGGGCCGCGCGCAAGAGCGCCTAG
- a CDS encoding DUF4193 domain-containing protein: MATDYDTPRKTDDELNEDSIEELKARRNDKGGSSVDVDEFDAAEGMELPGADLSNEELAVRVLPKQADEFTCMSCFLVHHRSQLYSEKNGNPICRDCGA; the protein is encoded by the coding sequence ATGGCAACGGACTACGACACCCCACGCAAGACCGACGACGAGCTCAACGAGGACAGCATCGAGGAACTCAAGGCTCGACGGAACGACAAGGGCGGAAGCTCTGTCGACGTCGACGAGTTCGATGCGGCCGAGGGCATGGAGCTCCCCGGCGCCGACCTCTCGAACGAGGAGCTCGCCGTCCGGGTGCTGCCGAAGCAGGCCGACGAGTTCACGTGCATGAGCTGCTTCCTGGTGCACCACCGCAGCCAGCTCTACAGCGAGAAGAACGGCAACCCGATCTGCCGGGACTGCGGCGCCTGA
- a CDS encoding ferrochelatase, translated as MSDARKPSLTGAAPYDALLLLSFGGPEAPEDVVPFLENVTRGRGIPQQRLKEVGKHYFLFGGVSPINEQNRQLLAALRKDFAEHGLDLPVYWGNRNWAPYLVDTLREMAADGHRRIAVLATSAYAGYSGCRQYRENLADALATLAEEGHPELRVDKLRHFYNHPGFVEPMIDATVAALAELPAEVRAGARLAFTTHSIPDAMAETSGAPDDPARGRPGGAYVAQHLDVAQLIAEAVAERTGVADRPWELVFQSRSGAPHIPWLEPDICDHLEAQHADGAPAVVMVPIGFVSDHMEVKYDLDTEAVAKAADLGLPVARAATVGADPRFTAAVRELVLERAATERGEPVARCALGALGPSHDVCAVACCPNPRAPRPAAAER; from the coding sequence ATGTCCGACGCGCGCAAACCCTCCCTCACCGGCGCCGCCCCCTACGACGCCCTCCTGCTGCTGTCCTTCGGCGGACCCGAGGCCCCCGAGGACGTCGTGCCGTTCCTGGAGAACGTCACCCGCGGCCGGGGAATCCCGCAGCAACGCCTGAAGGAGGTGGGCAAGCACTACTTCCTGTTCGGCGGCGTGAGCCCGATCAACGAGCAGAACCGTCAGCTGCTGGCCGCGCTGCGCAAGGACTTCGCCGAGCACGGCCTGGACCTGCCGGTCTACTGGGGCAACCGGAACTGGGCGCCCTACCTGGTCGACACCCTGCGCGAGATGGCCGCCGACGGGCACCGCCGGATCGCCGTCCTCGCCACCAGCGCCTACGCCGGCTACTCCGGCTGCCGCCAGTACCGCGAGAACCTGGCCGACGCGCTCGCCACCCTCGCCGAGGAGGGCCACCCCGAGCTGCGGGTCGACAAGCTGCGGCACTTCTACAACCACCCCGGCTTCGTCGAGCCGATGATCGACGCCACCGTCGCCGCCCTGGCGGAGCTGCCCGCCGAGGTGCGGGCCGGTGCGCGGCTGGCGTTCACCACCCACTCCATCCCGGACGCGATGGCCGAGACCTCCGGGGCCCCGGACGACCCGGCCCGCGGCCGGCCGGGCGGCGCCTACGTCGCCCAGCACCTGGACGTCGCCCAGCTGATCGCCGAGGCGGTCGCCGAGCGCACCGGGGTCGCCGACCGGCCGTGGGAGCTGGTCTTCCAGAGCCGCAGCGGCGCCCCGCACATCCCGTGGCTGGAACCGGACATCTGCGACCACCTGGAGGCCCAGCACGCCGACGGTGCACCGGCCGTCGTGATGGTCCCGATCGGCTTCGTCTCCGACCACATGGAGGTCAAGTACGACCTCGACACCGAGGCCGTCGCCAAGGCCGCCGACCTCGGTCTGCCGGTCGCCCGGGCCGCCACCGTCGGCGCCGACCCGCGGTTCACCGCCGCCGTGCGCGAGCTGGTCCTGGAGCGGGCCGCCACCGAGCGCGGCGAGCCCGTCGCCCGCTGCGCCCTCGGGGCGCTCGGCCCCAGCCACGACGTGTGCGCGGTGGCCTGCTGCCCCAACCCGCGCGCCCCCCGCCCGGCCGCCGCCGAGCGCTGA
- a CDS encoding DUF3710 domain-containing protein, whose amino-acid sequence MFRRRQKSEDAVEQLADDAISADETADDVEGSAESENVTELDPADRVGLPPAPRPDGPWDHSELENPEEGRVDLGGLLVPGVEGMELRVEVAGDAIVAATLVLGNSAIQLQAFAAPKSEGIWGEVREEIANGITSQGGLVEEEEGSLGWHLRAQVPVQLPDGTQGVQLVRFVGCDGPRWFLRGVISGQAAVQPEMAGILEQVFRQTVVVRGESPMAPRDPIVLKLPEDAQMVADGGGAAAAGEGESRFGGAALDPFARGPEITEVR is encoded by the coding sequence GTGTTCCGTCGTCGCCAGAAGAGCGAGGACGCTGTCGAGCAGCTCGCCGACGACGCCATCAGCGCCGACGAGACGGCCGATGACGTCGAAGGTTCCGCCGAGAGCGAGAACGTGACCGAGCTGGACCCGGCCGACCGGGTCGGCTTGCCGCCGGCCCCGCGGCCGGACGGTCCGTGGGACCACTCCGAGCTGGAGAACCCCGAGGAGGGGCGAGTCGACCTCGGGGGTCTGCTAGTCCCCGGTGTCGAGGGCATGGAACTGCGCGTCGAGGTCGCCGGTGACGCGATCGTCGCCGCGACCTTGGTCCTCGGCAACAGCGCCATCCAGCTCCAGGCCTTCGCGGCCCCGAAGTCGGAGGGCATCTGGGGGGAGGTCCGGGAGGAGATCGCCAACGGCATCACCTCGCAGGGCGGTCTCGTCGAGGAGGAGGAGGGCTCGCTCGGCTGGCACCTCCGCGCCCAGGTTCCGGTGCAGCTGCCGGACGGCACCCAGGGTGTGCAGCTGGTGCGCTTCGTCGGCTGCGACGGGCCGCGCTGGTTCCTGCGCGGCGTGATCTCGGGCCAGGCCGCCGTGCAGCCCGAGATGGCCGGGATCCTGGAGCAGGTCTTCCGGCAGACGGTCGTCGTCCGGGGCGAGAGCCCGATGGCGCCCCGCGACCCGATCGTGCTGAAGCTCCCCGAGGACGCGCAGATGGTGGCCGACGGTGGCGGGGCAGCCGCCGCCGGCGAGGGCGAGAGCCGCTTCGGCGGTGCCGCGCTCGACCCGTTCGCGCGCGGCCCGGAGATCACCGAGGTCCGCTGA
- a CDS encoding inositol monophosphatase family protein — MPSPALPDDRLLDDLLDVALDAARRAGALLRDGRPVDLGVAGTKSSPVDVVTEMDIASEKLVLELITERRPQDAYLGEEGAERPGTSGVRWVVDPLDGTVNYLYGLPSWAVSVAAEVDGRAAVGVVYAPARGELFHAVLGRGARLDGRPISARPAPPWGQALIGTGFNYVQTVRVRQAEVLLALMPEVRDVRRGGAAAVDLCDVAAGRLDGYYERGLAAWDRAAGCLIAAEAGALIGGRPGHGPDGELTVAAVPGVYEPLQERLAALRAWAD, encoded by the coding sequence GTGCCCAGCCCCGCCCTGCCCGACGACCGGCTGCTCGACGACCTGCTCGACGTGGCCCTGGACGCGGCCCGCCGGGCCGGCGCCCTGCTGCGCGACGGCCGGCCCGTCGACCTGGGCGTGGCCGGCACCAAGAGCAGCCCGGTCGACGTGGTCACCGAGATGGACATCGCCTCCGAGAAGCTGGTCCTGGAACTGATCACCGAGCGCCGCCCGCAGGACGCCTACCTCGGCGAGGAGGGCGCCGAGCGCCCCGGCACCAGCGGGGTGCGCTGGGTCGTCGACCCGCTCGACGGCACCGTCAACTACCTGTACGGACTGCCGTCCTGGGCGGTGAGCGTGGCCGCCGAGGTGGACGGCCGGGCGGCCGTCGGCGTGGTGTACGCCCCGGCGCGCGGCGAGTTGTTCCACGCCGTCCTCGGCCGGGGCGCCCGCCTGGACGGCCGGCCGATCTCGGCGCGCCCGGCCCCGCCGTGGGGGCAGGCGCTGATCGGCACCGGCTTCAACTACGTCCAGACGGTACGGGTCCGGCAGGCCGAGGTGCTGCTGGCCCTGATGCCCGAGGTGCGGGACGTCCGCCGGGGCGGCGCCGCCGCGGTGGACCTGTGCGACGTCGCCGCCGGGCGGCTGGACGGCTACTACGAGCGCGGCCTGGCAGCCTGGGACCGGGCCGCGGGCTGCCTGATCGCCGCCGAGGCCGGAGCCCTGATCGGCGGCCGGCCCGGGCACGGCCCGGACGGCGAACTGACCGTCGCCGCCGTCCCCGGTGTGTACGAGCCGCTCCAGGAACGCCTGGCCGCGCTGCGCGCCTGGGCGGACTGA
- a CDS encoding GNAT family N-acetyltransferase, with product MTDLMIRRATEEDLPAIVAMLADDTLGATRESPDDLTPYRTAFARIDGDPHQHLVVAERAGRTVGTLQLTLVPGLSRKGSIRTIIEAVRIHADERGSGLGTQLIEWAIDHSRDLGADLVQLTSDATRTDAHRFYERLGFVRSHYGFKLPI from the coding sequence ATGACCGATCTGATGATCCGCCGGGCCACCGAAGAGGACCTTCCGGCGATAGTGGCCATGCTCGCCGACGACACCCTGGGCGCCACCCGCGAGAGCCCCGACGACCTCACCCCCTACCGCACCGCCTTCGCGCGCATCGACGGCGACCCGCACCAGCACCTGGTCGTCGCCGAACGCGCCGGCCGGACCGTCGGCACCCTGCAGCTGACCCTCGTCCCCGGCCTCTCCCGGAAGGGCTCCATCCGCACCATCATCGAGGCCGTCCGCATCCACGCCGACGAACGCGGCAGCGGTCTCGGCACCCAGCTGATCGAGTGGGCGATCGACCACTCCCGTGACCTCGGCGCCGACCTCGTCCAGCTCACCTCGGACGCCACCCGCACCGACGCCCACCGCTTCTACGAGCGGCTCGGCTTCGTCCGGTCGCACTACGGCTTCAAGCTTCCGATCTGA